TTGGTGCACCAATGTATAATCTTAGCATCCCAACACAATTAAAAACTTATTTTGATTTTATCGCACGTCCACGTGTCACTTTCCAATATACGGCAAATGGACCAGAAGGATTATTAAAAGGTAAAAAAGCGATTGTGTTATGTGCATTTGGTGGGTTGTATGATGAAGAAAATCTAGTGACACAATATATGAAGTCAATTTTAGGTTTTATCGGTATCACAGATGTGCAATTTATTTATGCGCAAGGCATTGGATTCGGACCAGAAGCGATTGAAAAAGCCCAAGCGTCCGCAAAAAATAAAATTAATGAAATTGTAGCAACCCTTTAATTCTTAGATAACCTATAAACATAAGAAGATTTATTACAAAAAAAGTGCGGTGATTTTACCGCACTTTTCTTCTTATTTTTTCCGTTCAACCCATTTTCCATTGGTGAAATCAACAATCCATTTCGTCGCTTTTCCATCTTTTTCAGAAGTCACATATTGTTTCTTCTCTTTACGACTAAAACGAACAATCGCTTCATTCCCTTCTGGGTCTTTTTGTGGTGCATCGGCTAAATAAGCCAATTTCTCAGGTAAACGCTCGCGATATTGCACAAGTTCAGCGATTTTAACTGGGCGTGTTTCGCGGGATTTCGGGAAGTTATGTGCTGACATAAATACACCACTCGCACCATCACGCAATACAAAATATGCATCAGATTTTTCACATTTTAACTCAGGAAAATGTACTGGCTCTTCTTTCGGTGGGGCGACTTCGCCATTTTTCAAAATTTTGCGCGTGTTATCACAATTTGTACATCCCATATACTTGCCAAAACGACCAAGTTTTAAATGCATATCAGCACCGCATTTATCACACTCAACAACAGGGCCATCATAACCTTTAATTTTGAATGAGCCTTCTTCAATTAAATATCCATCACAATTTGGATTATTACCGCAAATATGGATTTTACGATGGGCATCGATTACATAGCTGTCCATTGCCGTTCCACATTTTGTACAACGTTTACGATCCATTAATGCTTTGGTTTCTGAAGATTCATCTAAAACATTCAATAATTCCGCTTCAGGAATTAAATTAATCGTTGTTTTGCACCGTTCTTTTGGCGGCAATGCATAACCTGTACATCCTAAAAATACCCCTGTACTTGCCGTACGAATTGCCATATTTCTGCCACAGGTTGGGCATTTAATATCGGTTTCCACAAGGCTATTTGGGCGCATACCGCCTTCAAGTTCATCCAATTCAGCTTTAGAAAGCTGACTAGAAAAATCCTTAAAGAATTGATTCAATTCAGTTTTCCAATTCACCGAACCAGAGGCAATTTTATCTAAGGTATCTTCCATATTCGCAGTGAAATCGTAATTCATCAATTCACCAAAAGACTCATTGAGGCGATCAGTTACAATTTCGCCCATCTTTTCTGCATAGAAACGACGATTTTCAGTACGAACATAACCACGTTCTTGAATGGTGGAAATAATTGCCGCATAAGTGGAAGGTCGGCCAATACCACGTTTTTCCAATTCTTTTACTAAAGCCGCTTCAGTAAAACGAGCGGGTGGTTTAGTAAAATGTTGAGTGGGCTGCACTTCTTTTAAAGCAAGTTTTTCTGAAACAGCAACTAAAGGCAATTCTTGATCTTCAGGATTCTTGCCTATCTGTGGCAATACCTTTGTCCAACCATCAAAACGTAAAATTCGGCCTTTTGCTTTCAAGGTATAATCGCCAGCTGACACAGTCAATGTACTGCTATCATATTGTGCAGGCGGCATTTGACATGCTAAGAATTGACGCCAAATTAAATCATAAAGACGTACCGCATCTTTTTCCATCCCCTCTAAAGATTCTGGCAATGCTAGAATGTCTGATGGACGAATAGCCTCATGCGCCTCTTGCGCATTTTCTTTACTAGAATAGAAATTTGGTTTTTCTGGTAAATATTGTGCACCAAAATGATTTTCAATATAGCTACGTGCCATATTCAGCGCATCTTGACTCAAATTGGTTGAATCCGTACGCATATAAGTAATGTAACCCGCTTCATATAAACGTTGGGCTAGCATCATTGTTTTTTTAACGCCAAATCCCAAGCGAGTACTTGCAGTTTGTTGAAGCGTTGATGTAATAAATGGTGCACGAGGGCGAGAACTTGTTGGCTTAGTTTCTAAATCTGTGACAACGTAATCGGAAACATTAAGAAAATCTACCGCACTTTGTGCTTCTTTTTGATTTTTTGGATCAAATTTCTTGCCTTTATAATCCGTGACATCCAAGCGTATAGTTTGTTTATTCTGATTATTCGTAAGGACGGCAACTTCCCAATATTCTTCAGGCTGGAAGGCTTTAATTTCACGCTCGCGTTCGACTAATAATTTAACCGCAACCGATTGAACTCGACCGGCAGAAAGCCCTCGTGCTACTTTTTTCCAAAGTAACGGAGATACCATAAAGCCCACTACTCTATCTAAAAAGCGACGAGTTTGTTGTGCATTAACACGATCCATATTTAATTGTTCAGGCTTTTCAAAAGCCTGTTTAATGGCATTTTTAGTGATTTCGTTAAACACTACACGACTAAAGCGATCATCATCGCCACCAATCACCTCGCGTAAATGCCATGCAATCGCTTCCCCTTCTCTATCCAAGTCGGTTGCGAGATAAATGTGATCTGCTTTTTTAGCAAGCGACTTTAATTCGGAAACCACTTTTTCTTTACCAGGCAGAATCTGATAATTTGCTTTCCAATCGTGATAAGGATCAATCCCCATACGTTTAACTAAGGCATTACGTTCCTTCTCTGCCTTAATTTTTTCTTTTTCTTCGGCATCCATACCTTTGGTTGAAATTGGTTTAGCTTTTTCACCTGTACTAGAACCAACCGTCGGCAAATCACGAATATGTCCAACACTAGATTTCACCACATATTGGCTACCTAAATATTTATTGATAGTCTTTGCTTTTGCCGGCGACTCCACAATCACCAAGGATTTACTCATTTGATTACCTAATATCACTAGAATTTTGTAAAATTGGGGGTATAGTGCAAAGTTATGTAGGCAAAATCAAGCATTTTTTCAAAAAAGGTCTATAAATGGATAAACTCAACGCGATTTCTATTTTCTGCAAAGTCATTGAAACCCAAAGTTTTACATTGGCAGCAAAGCAACAAAATATTTCTGTGGCGATGGCAAGCAAATTAGTTTCACAGTTAGAAGAACATTTAAAAACACGCTTGTTACAACGTACCACTAGAAAAATTATGCCTACTGAGGCGGGGATGATGTATTACCAACGCTGCCAAGGAATTTTGCTTGATTTAGATGAAGCAGACTCTAGCATCACTCACCTCACTAGCTCATTACAAGGAAATTTACTTATTTCTGTTCCTCGTGATTTTGGCTTGCTTTTTATCGTACCGAATTTACCACTGTTTATTGCCGAACATCCTAATCTACATGTTGAAATTGAGTTTAATGATAAAAAAATTGACCTTGTGGCAGAAGGCTATGATCTTGCATTACGTATCGGCCATATAGCGGACAGTTCTCTTGTATCACGCAAAATCAGTACAAATACGCTACACTTTGTGGCATCACCAAGTTATCTTGAAGCGAATGGTATTCCACAAACGCCTGATGATTTAGAACATCACAATGGCTTACTTTATAAAAATGTAATGAATCAAGTGAATTGGGTTGGCTCACGCATAAATCAAACACAGCGCTTCAAAATCCAATCAAAGGTTGTGAGCAATAGTGGTTTAGCCTTATTAGAAATGGCAAAAGCAGGACTAGGTATTGTGAATTTACCGAGATTTATTATTGGTCAATCTCTCGAAAAAGGTGAACTGATTGAAATATTACCAGAATATAAACAACAAAAATTAGAAATTCATGTAGTCTATCCAAACAGAAGACATTTACCAATAAAAGTGCGGGCATTTATTGAATTTTTATCTGGCTTAGGCTTGTGTTCAGAAATTTTGGAAAATCCTGAAGATAGTCACTAAACGCCATAAAAAAATACCGCACTTAGGTAACTCCAAGTGCGGTTATTTTTATGCGTGTTTTTATAATGCTTTTAAGATATCTTCAACACGATCTTTTGCATCACCAAAGAGCATTTGCGTATTCTCTTTGAAGAATAATGGATTTTGTACGCCAGCATAACCCACTGCCATTGAACGTTTGAACACAATCACATTTTGCGCTTTCCATACTTCCAGCACAGGCATTCCCGCGATTGGGCTATTTGGATCTTCCATCGCAGCTGGGTTTACCGTATCGTTCGCACCGATAACCAATACCACATCTGTATCAGCGAAATCGTCGTTGATTTCATCCATTTCAAGTACGACATCGTAAGGCACTTTCGCTTCGGCTAAAAGCACGTTCATATGGCCAGGTAAACGTCCTGCAACAGGGTGAATACCAAAACGAACGTTCACACCACGTTCACGCAATTTTGCCGTAATATCAGCGACTGGATATTGTGCTTGTGCAACAGCCATACCATATCCTGGAGTGATAATCACAGAACTTGCATTTTTCAACAATTCAGCCACTTCTTCCGCTGTAGTTTCACGGTGTTCGCCTTGTTCTTCACTTGAAGAAACTTGAACATCGTTACCAAAACCACCCGCAATTACGCTCACAAATGAACGGTTCATCGCTTTACACATGATGTAAGAAAGAATTGCACCAGAAGAACCAACAAGCGCACCAGTTACGATAAGCAAGTCATTATTCAACATAAAACCTGCCGCCGCCGCTGCCCAACCTGAATAAGAGTTAAGCATTGATACCACAACTGGCATATCTGCCCCACCGATTGATGCCACTAAGTGCCATCCAAATGCAAGCGCAATCGCTGTCATTAATAACACAGGGAAAATGCTTTCTGGATTATTTAAGAATGCAACCATCAATAATGCAGATACCACAAGTGCAGCTAAATTTAATTTATGGCGATGCGGCAACATTAATGCTTTTGAATTAATTTTTCCGCTTAATTTACCAAATGCAACAACAGAACCAGTGAAAGTTACTGCACCGATAAAAATACCTAAAAATACTTCAACATTATGAATATTTGTTAATACCGCTTGTTCAGCTACAAATGCGGCTTGTGCTGCTGCATCTAATCCTTCTGGCATTAACGCCTCGTGGTGTAAACCATAGCTATTAAAGCCTACGAGTACAGCCGCTAAACCAACGAAACTATGAAGAATCGCCACAAGTTCTGGCATTTCAGTCATTTCTACTTTTAATGCACGTTGAACACCGATTGCACCACCGATGATCATCGCAATAATGATCCAAAATGTTCCTTCAGAATGAGGTCCAAAAATGGTTGCGATAAGGGCAATGGTCATACCAACAATACCGAACCAACAACCTGCTTTAGCAGTTTCATGTTTAGAAAGTCCTGCCAAGCTCATAATGAAAAGTAATGCTGCTAAAATATACGCAGCCTGTACTAAACCTTCAGACATTGTGCGCTCCTTAACCTTTTCTAAACATTGCTAACATACGTTGTGTGACACGGAAACCACCAAAAATATTGATGCTTGCCACCAAAATCGCCACAAAAGCTAAGGCATCGATAAATAGATTGCCTGTTGGCTGACGAATTTGTAATAACGCGCCTACAATAATAATGCCTGAAATTGCATTTGTTACTGCCATTAATGGTGTGTGAAGTGCATGGCTAACATTCCAAACCACGTAATAACCCACCACACAAGCTAAAACAAATACAGTGAAATGTGATAAAAATGCTGCAGGTGCAACAGAAGCTAACCAAAGGAATAACACACCAACACCAGCCATCACACTGTATTTCACACGAGGATCTGTTGGTTTAGATTCTTTTTTCTCTGCCACCGGTGCAGCTTTGGCTTCTTGTTTTGGTTGTGCAGACACTTGAATTTGTGCTGGTGGAATTTCTTCCCCATCACGAACAACTGTTACACCACGAAGAACCACATCTTCAAAATCAATATTGATATTGCCATCTTTCTCTTTGCACAAAAGTTTTAATAAATTGACTAAGTTTGTGCCGTACAGTTGGGAAGATTGCGTTGGTAAACGGCTTGGAAAATCTGTATAACCAATCACTTTCACTTGGTTTTCAGTTGTAACAACTTTCCCTGCTTGCGTATATTCACAGTTACCGCCAGTTGCAGCTGCTAAATCCACAATCACCGAACCTGGTTTCATTGAATCCACCATTTCTTTAGTGATTAAACGAGGCGCTGGTTTACCCGGAATAGCTGCCGTAGTAATAATAATATCGACTTCTTTAGCTTGTTCTGCGTAAAGCTCCATCGCACGACGGTTAAATTCTTCCGACATCACTTTCGCATAACCATCACCACTGCCGCCTTCTTCTTTAAAATCAATTTCTAAGAAGCTTGCGCCCATACTTTGAACTTGCTCTTTCACTTCAGGACGAGAGTCAAAAGCACGAACAATCGCTCCAAGGCTATTTGCCGCACCAATTGCCGCTAAACCAGCCACACCAGCACCAATCACCAACACTTTTGCTGGTGGAACTTTACCTGCTGCAGTAATTTGCCCGGTAAAGAAGCTACCGAATTCATGTGCAGCTTCAATGACAGCACGATAACCAGAAATATTCGCCATAGAAGAAAGCGCATCCAATGCTTGCGCACGAGAAATACGAGGCACCGCATCCATGGCTAACACATTAATTTTCTTCGCGGTGAGTTTTTTCATTAACTCAGGATTTTGCATACGCCAAATAAAGCTTACAAGCGTTGCTCCTTCCTTCATTTGAGCAATTTCTTCATCTGTCGGTGCATTTACTTTGAAGATAATATCCGATTGCCAAATTTCAGCCGACGTACCGATCTTCGCGCCTGCCTCTAAAAATGCTTGATCTTCAAAACTAGCTTTAAAACCTGCATCGTGTTCCACGATCACGTCAAAGCCCAATTTCAATATTTGCTGAACCGTTTTCGGCGTTGCCGCCACACGGCTCTCATTCTCAAGCAGCTCTCTAGGTACACCAATTAACATACTGTTTCCCTCTGATTGATGATTGGGTTGATGAGATTAATGAACAAACCTTCGCCTATTCATCGTTAAAATGACAAAAAGTCAAACGGATACAACTGTATCATTGATTGAATAAAAATAGGTAACGTTTTTAAGTGGTTTTACAAGATATTGTGATAGGGATCACGAAAAATTCTCTATTTATAATTTCCTGTTAAAAAATCAAAAATAATAAATCTATATATCCTATAAGTAATAATATTATATAGAAAAGGCCTCTCAACTTTTGCTGAGAGGCCTTTAAAAAAACTTTGGATTAAAGAAGTCTATTTAAAGAAACCAGATTCTTTTTTGACCTTAGCTTCCCCTTCTTTTTCCATCAGAGTTTTACTTCCACTTGAAAGGTTACGCGCTGAATCTGCTCCAGACTGGATAACATCAGTTTTGGCTGATTCTCTTTTTAATTCTTGCTCAATAAAATCATTTTCACGATTTACACGAGCTTTTTTACGAGCTAATTCCAACTTACGCTCTTCAATCTCAAGCTGACGCAATTCATCTTCATAAGATTGATCACGTTTTTTATCAGCCATTTGATTGTCATATTCACGTTGTTCAATAGCTTCTTGTTTACGACGAATTTCTGCTTGAGCTGCTGCACGCGCTTTTGCTGCTGCTTGAGCGGCTGCACGAGCTTTTGCCGCTGCTCTTGCCTCAGCTTGCTGACCACTACTTTCTGCCGCTGCCACAGCACTAATATCAGATCCTAAATCTGCAAATGCAGGAGAAACAACAGCACAGCCTGTTAAAAGAATAATTAAACTTTTTTTCATTGTTTAACCACCTAATTATTTTTTAGCTGGACATTCTGAATTTGGTTGAATACGAGTTTCATTTGCTTTAGTTGTAATAACCACAGCTAAACCAGGTTTAAATTGACATTTACGACCAGCTTGGGTTGAAGTATATACCTTAGAACCTTGTTTATAAGTTAAACTAACACCCTCAACTTGAACTTTATCTTTAACCATAGAACCAGCAATAACTCCACCCGTAGCTCCAGCAGTACCTGCTGCTGCTGCAGCAAGATTACTATGTTGATAACCTAGCACAGCCCCAGTAATACCACCTAAGATCGCACCAGCAGCCTGAGCCATTTGTTTATTTTCTTTATTATCAACAAGTACTTTAGCTGGCAACACAGATAAGATCGTGACAGTTTTAGTTTCTTGCTTAGTATTTAATTGAGTTGTGTCATAGACGTCAGCGCCTAAGTCTTCGGAAGAAACATTTGCACAACCGGCTAAAACCAAAGAAGAAGTTAATGCAGTTAAGAGAAAATATTTTTTCATCTGAATGATCCTCAAGTTGATTAAATTTTAAATCAATAAATTTAGGATAAAAATTATCCTAGCCAGGATTCTATAAAACTTTTATATATAAGTAAATTAAATCTAAGGGGTTGTACTAGATAACTAGACCAAACTACCCTTAACTAATTGTTTTAAAATGGATATTTGAGATTTTATTTCACTGTTGTTAAAACGCCATTCACATTCCTTTAAATATAGCTCAAAATGCTCTTTGGGAATGCCATTAAACTTGCGTAAATGGCGTTTTGCTTGATTCCAAAAATTCTCAATTCCGTTTATGTGGTTGTGGTTTTCAGTAAAATGCGTGCTGTGATTGATGCGAAAATGGCTAAATTCACTGACATCAAGCACATCATAACTACGAAAGGTATCCGTATACACAATGCTGTCAGGCTTAACTTTCTCTCGGATAATTGGCAATAATGTCGCTGATTGCGCATTAGGGACAACGACGGTATAAACCTTGCCATTTCGTTTGAGAAGCCCGAATACTGCGACTTTTCCCACGGCACCGCGACCACGTTTGCCTTTTCGAGTACCGCCGAAATAGCTTTCATCGGCTTCAATCTCTCCTTCAAACATTTCCAAATGTGGGCTTGTTTGATAGATGAGTAAGCGTAATCGATGAAAGTAATAAGCGGCTGTATTTTTGTTTACATTAACCAATTCACTGGCTGTTCTTGCTGTGACACCTGCGACAAACAGTTCAATGAGTTTATTTTGTTTATGCTGACTTAAGCGACTTTTTCTCATTGGTTTATTCTAACCTAAATGGGATTTTTAGTCGTTATCTAGTACAGCCCCAAATCTAATTAAAAACTATATCTAAAAAATTGATAAATAACGCCTATGAAATACTGCCTATTCATACTGATTCTGGCTTAAAAATTTATATAATTTTATCTGTAACTAACGCTCCAAAAATCTGCATCAAACTCGGGCTTGATGCAGATAATTTATTTATTGGCTATTAATATAAAATTAATCACCTAATTGAACAGGCTCAACTTTCCAAATTCTCTCTGCGTACTCTTTAATCGTGCGGTCAGATGAGAAGAAGCCCATATTCACGATATTTTGAATAGTGCTTTCAATCCATTGGTCGCGTTGTTTGTATTTTTCATCTACGGCTTTTTGAGTTTCTACATAACTACGGAAATCAGCGAAAGCTTGATAATAATCGTGGTATTGCAACCCTTGTAATAGTTGATGATAACGTTGAGGCTCTTCTGGTGAGAATTTACCCTCAATAATTTGATCCACGACTGTGCGTAATTGAGTATCATTTTGATAGTATTCAAATGATCGATACCCTTCACGACGAAGTTGCTCAACTTGTTCCACAGTGTTACCGAAAATAAAGATGTTATCTTCCCCCACGTTTTCCAAAATCTCCACGTTCGCACCGTCAAGTGTACCCAGTGTCAATGCGCCATTTAAGGCAAACTTCATATTACTGGTGCCAGAAGCCTCTGTGCCTGCAAGTGAAATTTGCTCTGAAATATCCGCTGCTGGAATAATTAACTGGGCAAGGCTTACGCTGTAATTTGGAATAAATACAACTTTTAAACGGCCTTTCAAACGCTCATCATTATTGATTACATTCGCCACATCATTGATTAAGTGAATGGTTTGTTTCGCCGCATAATAAGCTGAAGCCGCTTTACCAGCTAAAATAAATACGCGCGGTTGCCAATCTTGTTCAGGATGAGCAAGCATTTCATTATAGCGAGCAATAATATGCAATACGTTCAACATTTGACGTTTATATTCGTGAATACGTTTGACTTGAACATCAAATAACGCATGTGGATCAAGTTCAACACCTAATTCGGATTTCACGTATTCCGCCAATTTCACTTTGTTCGCAAATTTAATATCCGCAATCGCTTCTTTAAATGCTTTTTCTTGCGTAAATGGTTTAAGTTTTTCGATTTGACTTAAATCACAACGCCATTCTGAACCAATATATTTATCGAATAAGTCTGCCAATTGTGGATTCGCAACGGCTAACCAACGACGAGGGGTAATACCGTTTGTCACATTGGTAAAGCGTTCTGGGAAAATACGAGCGAAATCTGCAAAGGTTGAAGTCACCATTAAATCGGAATGAATTTCGGCAACCCCGTTGATTTTGTGTGAACCCACAACGGATAGCCATCCCATACGCACTTTACGTTGATAACCTTCTTCAATCAATGAAACACGACGAATAAAATCGTTATCCGTGGTGACGTAAGAACGAACATACTCTAAGAAATGATCATTGATTTCAAAAATCATCTGTAAATGACGTGGCAAGATTTTTGCCATCATTTCCACTGGCCAAGTTTCTAACGCTTCCGACATCAAAGTATGGCAGGTGTAAGAGAAAATGTTACGCGTCATCTCCCAAGCTTTTTTCCATTCAAAACCTTCATCATCCACTAAAATACGCATTAATTCAGGAATTGCTAATGCTGGATGTGTGTCATTTAAATGAATTGCCACTTTATCCGCCAAGTTTTCAAGGCTATCATGGGTGCGTTTGTGACGGCGTAAAATATCTTGAAGTGATGCAGATACTAAGAAATATTCTTGACGTAAACGCAATTCACGACCATTCCAAGTAGAATCATCAGGGTAAAGCACGCGAGATAAGTTTTTATTTGCAGAGTGTTCTTCTAATGCTGCTAAGTGTTCACCGCGGTTAAAGTCTGCAAGATTAAATACTTCACCTGCATGAGCAGACCATAAACGTAATGTTGCTGCAGAATTGTTTTGATAACCCGGGATCATTTGGTCGTAAGCAAGTGCGGTTACTTTTTCGGTATCTTGCCAAATACATTTTTTGCCTTCGAAATGAATGTTTCCACCAAATTCTACGGTAAAGCGTTTAGATGGACGAATAAACTCCCAAGGTGCACCTTTTTCAAGCCATGCATCTGGGCGCTCGACTTGCTGACCATTTTCGATTTTTTGGCGGAACATACCATATTCATAACGAATACCGTAGCCCATACCTGGTAAACCAAGGGTCGCAATAGAATCCATAAAGCACGCAGCTAAACGTCCTAAACCGCCATTACCCAAGCCAGGATCAACTTCTTTTTCTAAAACTTCTTCTAAATCGACATTTAATTCAGATAAGGCTTCTTGTGCTAATCCATAAATACCTTCTGCTATCATGGCATTAGAAAGGGTACGTCCAATTAAGAATTCCATTGAAAGGTAGTAAACACGGCGAGCATCTTCCGCTCGAGTTTGACGCGCAGTAGTGATCCAACCCTCTGTTACTAAGTCACGCACAGCGTGGAGTGTTGCGTTAAGCCAATCGCGTTGGCTCGCTTCACGCGGTGATCGACCAATTAAAAAAATAAGCTTATAAACAATTGATTTTTTGATTGCCTCAACAGTCATTTGTGGGCGATTGTATAGGAATGGAGAATCAAAATTATCCATCATCATAAGTAAAACCTCGGTTTGAATGTTAAAAAATTATCTATAATAAAAGAGATGTTGATTTAAAAATTCACGCACATTTCAAAAAATCAATCGAAATAGACCGCTCTTTGTATCCGAGAACCTTTATACCTCTAATAAATTCGGTTCAAATTTTATGCTTATCTTGTCGAAAAACAAGCATAATCACAGAGCTTGCAACAATAATCTACAAACAGACTGTTGCCCTTAACGTTTATAAATAAAACTACAAACGTTCATAAAGCGCACGATATTGTTCTGCTGCTTTACGCCAGCTGAAATCTTGTGTCATCGCATTCGCTCGCAATGCTGACCACACTCTCGGTTTTTGCCAAATATCAAACGCTTGTTGAATGCTTCTGCGTAAATCTTCAGCTGTCGCTTGCTCAAACACAAAACCAGTTGCCGTGCGATCTTTAATATTTTCCGGTGTGCTATCTACCACCGTATCGGCTAAACCACCCGTTTTACGAACAAGAGGAAGGGTGCCATATTGCAAACCATAAAGTTGTGTT
This portion of the Haemophilus haemolyticus genome encodes:
- a CDS encoding glycogen/starch/alpha-glucan phosphorylase, producing MMMDNFDSPFLYNRPQMTVEAIKKSIVYKLIFLIGRSPREASQRDWLNATLHAVRDLVTEGWITTARQTRAEDARRVYYLSMEFLIGRTLSNAMIAEGIYGLAQEALSELNVDLEEVLEKEVDPGLGNGGLGRLAACFMDSIATLGLPGMGYGIRYEYGMFRQKIENGQQVERPDAWLEKGAPWEFIRPSKRFTVEFGGNIHFEGKKCIWQDTEKVTALAYDQMIPGYQNNSAATLRLWSAHAGEVFNLADFNRGEHLAALEEHSANKNLSRVLYPDDSTWNGRELRLRQEYFLVSASLQDILRRHKRTHDSLENLADKVAIHLNDTHPALAIPELMRILVDDEGFEWKKAWEMTRNIFSYTCHTLMSEALETWPVEMMAKILPRHLQMIFEINDHFLEYVRSYVTTDNDFIRRVSLIEEGYQRKVRMGWLSVVGSHKINGVAEIHSDLMVTSTFADFARIFPERFTNVTNGITPRRWLAVANPQLADLFDKYIGSEWRCDLSQIEKLKPFTQEKAFKEAIADIKFANKVKLAEYVKSELGVELDPHALFDVQVKRIHEYKRQMLNVLHIIARYNEMLAHPEQDWQPRVFILAGKAASAYYAAKQTIHLINDVANVINNDERLKGRLKVVFIPNYSVSLAQLIIPAADISEQISLAGTEASGTSNMKFALNGALTLGTLDGANVEILENVGEDNIFIFGNTVEQVEQLRREGYRSFEYYQNDTQLRTVVDQIIEGKFSPEEPQRYHQLLQGLQYHDYYQAFADFRSYVETQKAVDEKYKQRDQWIESTIQNIVNMGFFSSDRTIKEYAERIWKVEPVQLGD